TTTCCAGAGAGGAACGCCATGGTCCTCGTTTCTACTTGATGGAAAATCTGGATTCACGAAACGTCCTCGCCATATGGGAGCTTATCGATCCATCCAAAACGGCATTTGTGGTGGTGAGCAAGTCGGGGCAGACCACCGAAACCGCGGTGCAATTTCTTTGGGCATGGCAGAAGATGACAGACCTCTTCGGTGAGTCGGCAAAAGATCACTTCGTTGTGGTGACCGATCCTCAGTCGGGGATTTTGAGGCGATTTGCCGATGAGGTGGGGTGCAGGAGCCTTTCCATCCCTCAGGGCGTAGGGGGGCGCTATTCCGTGCTCTCTCCCGTCGGATTGCTCTCCGCTGCGACGCTCGACATAGAGGTGGAGTCCCTCTTAAAGGGGGCTCAAGAGATGGACCTAAGGCTATCTACTGCGAACTCTCTCTTCGAAAACCCGGCGTGGCTTTTGGCCGGCCTCTACTACCTGCACTCGACGAGAGGGCGCAATATGACTGTCCTTATGCCATATGCCGATGCGCTGAAAGACTTTACCGAGTGGTTCGCTCAGCTTTGGGCTGAAAGCCTCGGCAAGGGCGGCAGGGGATCAACTCCGATCCGTGCCCTTGGAGCTGTAGATCAGCACTCACAACTCCAACTCTATTCCGAAGGCCCAGATGATAAGCTGTTTACGCTCCTCGAAGTCAGAGAGACGCTGGGCGACCTATCGATCCCTTTCGGCTGCGAAGAAAAGAGCCTCAAGGATTTTTCTTACCTAAAAGGTCAGAAGTTAGGCGACATCTTGAACGAAGAGGCCAAGGCAACAGCTGCGGCCTTGGTCAAGGCCGGTCGCCCGGTTATATGGATGGAGCTGCCGCGGCTGGAGGAGCACAACCTCGGCGCGCTAATTTTTTTATGGGAATACGTGACCGCTCTGTGCGGTGCGCTCTACGGGGTAAATCCCTTCGATCAACCCGGCGTGGAGCAGAGCAAGCGATATGCCTACGGGTTGTTGGGGCGCAAGGGATTTGAGGACGAAGCGAAGGACGTGTCGGAATACTTCAGCCTGATAGAGTCATTCAGGCTTGTGGTTTAGCCCGCTTCTTTTCCAAATGGCCTTTAGGGCGCCGAGTGCGTTGCCCTTTATGGAGACGCGGGACCTTTCTTCCAGTTCTTTGACGAGTTGTTTTATCAAAGCACGGCGATTTCCTTTGGCGAAAGGACAGCTGAATTGTATGACAGGCAGGTTTAGCCTCCTTGTCTCCAACTCTATAGACCGCTCCTCCAGATAGATGAGTGGTCTGATGGCCCAGAGTCGCGAGCGACTCATCCAGATCTTGGGATAAAGGGGCGCGAATCGGCCCGCGAAGAAGAGGTTCAAGAGGGCCGTTTCGAGCGCGTCATCGAGGTGATGGCCGAGCGCAAGCGCTTGGCTTTCCTCTTTTTGGGCCATGCTGCACAGGATGCCGCGCCTCATGTTGGCGCAAAAACTGCAGGGGGAATCCTCACCCCGGGAACGCATTATAGAGTAAATCGGATATCTGGTGATGCGCAGCGGCACGTCGAGGGCGCGGCAAAATTCCTCCATAGGGGAAAGATCGAGCTCTCCCCCTGTGGGATCGAGCGTGCAGGCCTTCAGGGCGAAAGGTTTTGGAGCTACGCGGCGCAACCTCGCTAAGGCCGCGAGGAGGAGCAGGCTGTCTTTGCCTCCCGAAAGTGCCACGCATATGGTATCCGAAGGCCTTATCATGGCGAAGTCCGCGACCGCCTCTCCTACCTTTCGCTTCGTGCCGTTTGAAAGCGACGTGAATGTGTTCGCCTTGTTCAAAAATGATACCCCCTTGACGATTGCGGCTATCCTTCGCTGCTATAATCATGATATCTCATGTTTTTGCGAGTATCGCCTGCTCGCTCCTTAGGGAGGTGTTTTAAAAGTTGCAGACTATTCGGGTCGTGCTGGTCGATGACCATCGCCTCTTCCGTGATGGCCTCAGGAGATTGCTGGAACTGGAGCCGGACGTAGAAGTGATCGGCGAGGCCAAGGACGGCAAGGAGGCCGTGCAGGTGATCGCCGAGAAGAAGCCCGATGTCGTGCTGCTCGACATAAGTATGCCAAAGGGAGACGGTGTGCAGGTGATAAGGCAGGTCAAAAACGACTCGCTTCCCGTGCGCTTTTTGGCTATCACGGCCTATGACGACGAGGAATCCCTTTCGGCGCTCTCGTCAGCCGGCGTGCACGGGTATCTGCTTAAGGAGTCCGGCTATTTGGAGCTGATTTCCGCCCTCAGGTCGGTGGCCAGAGGGGAGCCCTATGTAGATCCGAAGGTGGCGGGGAGGCTGCTGACTTCGTTTCACGAAGGCAACGGCGATGAGCCGCTATGCAGCCTCACGCCAAGAGAAAGGGAAACTTTTTACTGGCTTTCACAAGGGTTGAAGAACGAAGAGATAGCATTAAGGATGGTCGTCTCTGAAAAAACCGTAAAAAACCATGTAAGCCGTATTCTCAAAAAACTAGGCCTGCGCGACAGAACACAAGCCGCCATCATGGCCTGGCGTTTGGGCCTGGCGCAGAAGAGTCGGCAGAAGAATGGCCGCGCTTAGGCTACCGCGTCATGAAGTCGATGCAGCGTTTGAGCCCGACAAAATGCCGAGAACGCTGGCGAGCCATGAGGCTTGCTGATTCAACTGCGCCAGCGTGTTTTCCATCTGGCTAAACCGCTCGTATAACCCTCTCTGGCGAATGGAGAGGCGCTCTTCGAAATCGGCTATCCTTTTGTCGATCGCCTCGATTTGGTTTTGTAGGTGTTGAACTTGGCTTGGTACGCGCCCCCTCAGTGCCGTGCTTCCTCCTATGGCGACGGGAACGGCATCGACCATATTGGCGAGATAACTTTCGAACTTATTCACGACGCCGTTTACCAGGCCCGCTACGCCTTGAGGGTCTTCCGTCATCGCCGCCATGAATTTATCGGTGTCGAATTCGAGCTTGCCGCTCTTGCCGTAGTCGATTGACTCCGTTGTTATGCCGATTTGAGAGAGCTGAGAGAAACCGTCTAACGACAAGGGATCGGCTACAATTTGGCGAAGGTAAGACTTCGCCTGCCATAGGATGGGATCTCCGCGCAGGAGTCCCCTCTGGGCCTCGAGCTCAGACTCCGGCTCCTCGACCTTTTTCTCTTGCAGCCGCACGTTGATCCAATCCATGGTGTCGTTGTAGGCCGCTACGAAGCTTTGAATGGATTCCACTGCTTTTTGGGCGTCTAAGACTATATCCGCTCTTACTTTCCCTACCCCGTTTATTTTGAGCGTAAGCCCTTGGATTAAATCTGAGATTTCGTTGCTCGGGCGCGTAACGCTTACGCCATCGATAACCAGTTTAGCGTCTTGTGCTGCTATGTGGTGCTCCGGATCATCCAGATCCAGTCCTAAGTTATCGAGCACCACTTGAGGGCCCTCTAACGAGAAAGCAGCTTCTGTGCCGGTTTGCGTGCTTTCGATTACGAGGCGGTTGTCGAAGACGCGCGCCTGAACAGGGAGCGCTTCACCCGTCGTTTCGTCTACGGCTTTGTTTATGCGTGCCGCTACATCAGAAAGGGTATCTGTGGGGTGAAGGTCGATCTTGGCCCGCTGGTCATCTACTTTTATGTAAAAATAGGAGTCCGTCGTGATTCCCGCGTTTTTGAGTATCCCGGAGAGGGAGTTGCTGATGCGCATCTCTGCTGTGGCCTTTTGTAATACCTCGATTTCATAGCTGTTTATTTCTGCCTCGGGCGTGGCGGTAATCGCAAGCACTGATGAAGGATCTGTAGTAGATGAAAGAGAGGAAAGCTCGGCCTGCTTGGCGGTGAACGTGCTCGATAGCTTCAAGGGAGAAATAGAGCTGCGCAGCGCCTTTAGATAGGCGGAAAATTCGTTATAAAGCCCAACCTTCAGTTCGAGCTTATCCTTTTCGGCCTGCCAAAGCTCTTCGGGCTTCCTGGCCGCTTCCATCATCTTGTCGATCATTTGCCCCCAGTCTATACCGGAGGTGAGGCCCGTCACCTGAAACAGCGGTGCTGTATAATCAGCCATAGGATGACCTCCATAAAATACAAGTTGTCATATTGTTTTCGGATGTTTTTTGCCTTCGCTGAAGTGGCGGGGCGCGAGCGATTCTGTAAAGGTTCCCGTGATAGAATAAACCGGTGGAGGTGGGTGTGCCTTTGGAGGAGCGCATAAGGGAAGATATGGAAGCCTCTATAGCGTTAAAACGAAAGGCGATGCGAGACCTAAAACCCGTGGCGGAAGCAGCGCGCTTGCTGATAGAGGCACTTTCGTCGGGCAAACGGGCCTTTTTTTGCGGCAACGGCGGCTCGGCCGCCGATGCGCAGCACCTGGCGGCCGAGCTATTGGGGAAATTTCGCAAGGTGCGCCCTTCGCTCCCGGCCCTTGCCCTCCATACGAACACCAGCGCTGTGACCGCCATCGCCAACGATTTCTCTTACGACGAGGTGTTCGTGCGACAGCTTGAAGGGCTCGCTGGGCCTGGAGACGCCCTGATCGGCATTTCGACGAGCGGATGCAGCGCGAATGTCGTCAATGCGGTGCGCTGGGGCGCGGAACACGGCATGGTAACCATAGGCTTGACCGGCGAGGGAGGGGGCGAGATGAAGCCCTATTGCAGGGTGTTGCTCGAGGCTCCATCGCGCGATACGCCGCGCATCCAGGAGCTCCATATTACTTGGGGACACATCATTTGCGCCCTGGTCGAGGAGAGGTTATTTCCGTGAGTGGACCTTTGGCCGTAATATTAGCCGGCGGCGAGGGTAAACGGTTGCGCCCCGTCGTTTCGGATGTGCCCAAACCGCTTGCCCCCATAGCCGGCAGGCCTTTCGTCCACTGGTTGCTGGATCTCCTTTCGTTTAGGGGCATAAGAAAGGCGCTTTTCCTTTTGGGGTATAAGGCCTCCGATATAATCTCGAGCTGTGGCGACGGCGGCAGGTGGGGGATCGAAATATTTTACAGCGTAGAGGAAGAGCCTCTCGACAAGGGCGGAGCGCTCCGCAATGCCATTTCGCTTTTAGATGCCGAGGATTTTTTGCTCATGAACGGGGATACTCTTTTGGATGTGGATTATTGCAGGCTTTTGTCGTTTCACTGCCGTATGGGTGCCGCGATCACCTTTGCTGTCAGGTCGTGGAGAGACCTTTCCCGCGTGGATCCGCTCGACGTCGACGAGGGAGGAAGGGTAAAAGCCTTCGGCGACAAAAATCTGATGCCCAGGGATGACGGGTCCTGGCTCGTAAACGGCGGGGTTTACGGGGTGAAGCGCGCTGTTGTAGAAAAGATCCCCTTGCGCAGGATCTCTTGGGAAGGGGAGGTAATACCTGCCCTTTTGTCGCAAGGGGAACCTTTATGCGCCCTTGAGGTGGGCGGTTTTTTTATAGACATAGGCGTGCCGGAAGATTATGCGAGGGCACAGCGGGAAATTCCTGCCTTTGTGGCATCTTTGAAATCCGCATCATAGAACCTCGCCGGTGTGGCGTGCGCGAAGATGCCGCTTTGTGCGCAAAAGGGGGAGTAAACTCATGCGCGTGTTGATCGATGATACGGAGTGGGAGAACCTGGAAGGGGAGCTCTTAGAGGAGGAGAGAAGAGGTTTATTGGAGCGCGCGAGAAAGGAGGCTGCCAAGGACAGACGTTTCATCCGAGACATATTGGTGGACGGCAAACCGCTTCAGGAAGAAGCGTTTCTTTCTATGAAGGGAGGACTGGAGGTAAAATTCGTGACCATCTCCGTCAAGGAGCTGGTGACGGAATCTCTGGAGGAAACCCAGCGCTACATGCCGGCGTTGCTCGACGGGATCAACTTGGTAGCCGATCGCCTGGAAGAGAAATACGACAAGGATGCCCTCACTTTGTTACAACAGATAACCGAAGGGATAGGGTGGGTAGTGAAAGTGCTTCACAACAGCCTGCTCTTGTTGGGCATAACCGATGCTGACTTAGGAGACGGCGAGTTGGGCACGACGCGCGAGCGCCTGTTGCAGGTGCTTGAGGGAGCGCTGAGCCCCTTGGAGGAAGGCAAATTCTTCGAGCTGGCTTATCGTCTGAGGGAAGAAGTTGAGCCCGCGCTGAGCGACTTGAGGCGGTATGTCGACGAGTTGTTGGCTATGGCTTCGGGAGAAGTGCAATAAAGCCGTGAGGAAAGCGATCTTCCTGGATAGGGACGGGACGCTCATCGAGACCGTTCCATACCTTTCGCGCCTTTCTCAAATAAAGCTGCTCAACGGTGTGCCCGAGGCGCTGTCGTTGTTGAAGGGGAAAGGTTACAGCCTGGTGGTCGTTACGAATCAAAGCGGCGTCGCACGGGGGTTTTTCGATGTGAATTTCGTCTTGGAGAGTCACAGGCGGATCCAGCTTCTCTTAGAAGAGGCGGGCGTAGCCGTGGATGCCTTTTACTTTTGCCCTCATCATCCCACTGAGGGGGACCCACCTTATAAGGTAGATTGCGACTGCCGAAAACCCAAGCCTGGCCTCCTGCTGCGCGCAGCCGGCGAGTTGGGCCTTGAGCTTGCCGGCTCTTGGGTGGTGGGAGACGACCTGCCCGACCTCATGATGGCCCGCAACCTTGGATTGTATTTTGCGCTGGTAAGAAGCGGCTACGGAAGGACGCTGGAAGAGGGTGGCCTTTTACCCCCCTTGAGAGAAGGGGAATGGGTGGTAGACGACCTCCTGGCGGCGGCTCATTTGATAGCGAATAAATCCTCAGGTTAAAAACCATGCCGACGATTTCTTTATCTCTGCGCAAGGGTTTAGCGATATTTATAGGCTTGGCCGTGATAACGGCCTTAATAGTGCTCTTTTTTACCGTAGATGCCGACACGTGGAATTCGCTTTACTCCATGAATAAGCGGTTTTTCTTGCTCGCTTTTTCGGCGGCGGCTTTATCGTGGTTCTTTGAGGCCTTGCGCTTTAAGGTTCTGGTGGAAGCCGCAGGCGAGCGCATTTCCTTTAAGTTGGGGCTTTATCTCACATTTCTCAACTACTTCGGTTCGGCGATAACCCCAATGCAGAGCGGCGGAGGGCCTTTTCAGGTTTATGTGCTCTATAAAAACGGCGTAAACGTGGGCAAAGGCGTAGCCGTAACCCTGACGAAGACGCTCATGGTGCTTTTTTTATTAGGAGTGATGGTTATCGTCGCGCTCTTTCTGCAACCTCAGATTTTGGCCGGGCAGACCCTGATCGAGGGCTTGTTCGGCTATGTTACCGTAGTAGTCCTTGGGATTTGGTTTGTGACCGCGCTGAGCTTGCTGCGGCCCAAGCTCATGAAGCGCTTAATAGGTGGGTTAACGGTTTGGCTGAAGGAGATCGGGATCATAAAAGACGCTTTGGCCTTCAAGGTGATACGCTTTGTCAATCGAGAGATAGATAACTATTGTGAGAACTTTCGGGCATTATTTTCGTCTGGCTTAAAGAAATGTATGATAGCCCTCGCTCTCACCTCTTTGCAGCTCTTTTGTTCGTTTCTCGTTTTGCCCCTTTTGGTTTGGTCGATGGACCTGTCTGCGGATTTGATGGGGGTGATGATGCTTCAGGCGGTCTTCACCTTTGTCCTTTACTTTGTGCCGACTCCTGGAGCCAGCGGTGTGGCCGAAGGCGGGGCAACGGCCATTTTCAAGCTCTTGGTGCCCTGGAACATGGCCGGCGTGACGGCTTTGCTGTGGCGCGTGTTCACGGCCTATATTCCGGTGTTTTTAGGAGCGTTAGTAGCCATATACTTTTTAGACAAGGGGGTCAATGGCGAAATTGAGAGGCCTTACGAGGGGTAGGCGCTCAAGCGAAATCCGGGCATGGGCCTTTAAGATGAGGGGCGGCATATGGACGGCGCTGTTTTGCGCTATCCTCTTTTTGGCCGAGGTCAATCTTTCTGCTCTGCCTGCCATGCTGGTTCTGGTGGCGGCCGGTCAAGCGTTGCGCTTTTGGGCGGCCGGTTGCATAAAGCGCTATCGCGGGGAGGAAGCCAAAGCGGAAATCCTGGTAACCTGGGGTCCCTATGCCGTCGTTCGAAATCCCCTCTATTTGGGCAACGGCCTAATAGGATTGGGTTGGAGCCTGTTGGCCGGTCCGCGGGCTATCGCGTTATTTGTGACGTCTTACCTAATTCTGTATGTCTTTCTCATCATCCCTCATGAAGAGACCATCCTCGAGCGATGTTTCCGCGAGGAGTTTCACCGTTACAAGGAGCGCGTGGGTAGGCTCATTCCAAAGATACCTTTTGAGTTAAGCGAAATTGCCGGTCCGTTTCAATGGAGTGTCCTTTGGGAGAGCGAGCGGCACTCGCTTCTTGTCACGATATTGGGCACATCGCTTCTGTTGTCCAGGGGGTGGTGGTGATGGCTCTCCTTTGGCGATATGCTACAGGAAAGGAAACGGTTTACAGGGCAACGCTGTCCGCGCCGCTCGGCCTTTGGGAGGCTCTTTGGTGCGATAGGGGATTGTTGATGATGTATAGCAGGCTTCATGGGGAAGAGATCGAGAAAGAGTGCGCGTTGCCCGCTTGGCTTGCTCGCGCTTGGGAATCCTATTGGAACGGTGAGGCCTTCGAGGTGCCGCTCTGCGCCGTGCCTCCCCTTTCGGAGTTTGCTCGCAGCGTTTATGAAGTCGTGGCTCAGATTCCCTTTGGTTGTGTGTTATCCTACGGCCGTGTCGCGGCGTCGATCGGAAGGCCCAATGCAGCCAGAGCCGTCGGAAGCGTCATGCGCCGCAACAGATGGTCCCTCTTTGTGCCGTGTCATCGCGTGATCGGCGCCGATGGCTCGCTCAAAGGGTACGGCGGTAAAGAAGGTTTGGCACTGAAGGCGGCCTTGCTCCGATTCGAAGGCGCTAAGACAGAGCACCCTTGAGCAACCTTTCCCAGTTGCCGTGCAAGACAGCCTCGGCTTCTGCCTTCGAGTAGCCGGCTTCGAGTAAGCCCCTTTCGAGGGAGGAGACTTCCTCCAGCGGAAGCGTGCCGCGGCTATTTTCGCGGTAGTCTATATCGAGTCCGAGTGCCACGTATTCTATACCTACAAGGTCAGCTGCGTAACTGATGTGCCTTATGAGGTCTTCTGCGGAGGCCTCGCCGTTTTCTTTTAGAAACTTCTTTACTGTGCTCAACCCTATCAGCCCGTTTCTTTCGGCCACGGCCTTCAGTTGATCGTCGGTGAAATTTCGCCTGTGGCGGCAGAGAGCATATACGTTGCCATGACTTATCAGGACGGTCCTCTCGAAACCTTCGACGATGTCCCAAAAACTTTTAGGGGATGCATGGGCCGCATCCACGACAATGCCCAGCTCTTCCATTATTTTTAAGGCTTTTTTGCCGAGCGTAGTTACGCCGTAATCTTTGTCCGAGCCGCAGCCCGAGGCGAGCGTGTTGTCGTCGTTCCACGTGAGAGATGCCATGCGGACGCCGTAATGGTGCAGCATGTATAACAAGTCCACATTGGTCCCGATGCCGTCTAACCCCTCCACACTCAAGAATAGAGGGAAGCGACCCTCCAGCATGTTCCTCTGGTAGTCGTCGTAGCGCGCGACGAGAGCGATCTCTCGGCTTTCCTTGAGTTCTGCAGCCAAGATGCCGAGGTATTGCATTAATCTTTCCAAGGCGGAAGAGCTGTCGGTGCGGAACGCACTTTCGATCCAAACGCTCAATATCGCGGCGCCAATCGTAGAGCTCAATAGTTTCGGGATGAACCTCGAAGCCAAAACCTTCCTCTCGCCTTGCTCTCGCAGGGGGAGCACTTCGTTGAGCATGTCTGAGTGGCCGTCGAATA
Above is a window of Acetomicrobium sp. S15 = DSM 107314 DNA encoding:
- a CDS encoding glucose-6-phosphate isomerase, yielding MRPLSELMAVALGGALREDDVSRKNLERLEPQLRRADEWLRSGSERDEEGFGWLKLPYQDIMQVLEVSHWLSRFDALVQIGIGGSALGNRMLHGALLPPYYNEFSREERHGPRFYLMENLDSRNVLAIWELIDPSKTAFVVVSKSGQTTETAVQFLWAWQKMTDLFGESAKDHFVVVTDPQSGILRRFADEVGCRSLSIPQGVGGRYSVLSPVGLLSAATLDIEVESLLKGAQEMDLRLSTANSLFENPAWLLAGLYYLHSTRGRNMTVLMPYADALKDFTEWFAQLWAESLGKGGRGSTPIRALGAVDQHSQLQLYSEGPDDKLFTLLEVRETLGDLSIPFGCEEKSLKDFSYLKGQKLGDILNEEAKATAAALVKAGRPVIWMELPRLEEHNLGALIFLWEYVTALCGALYGVNPFDQPGVEQSKRYAYGLLGRKGFEDEAKDVSEYFSLIESFRLVV
- a CDS encoding tRNA 2-thiocytidine biosynthesis TtcA family protein; protein product: MNKANTFTSLSNGTKRKVGEAVADFAMIRPSDTICVALSGGKDSLLLLAALARLRRVAPKPFALKACTLDPTGGELDLSPMEEFCRALDVPLRITRYPIYSIMRSRGEDSPCSFCANMRRGILCSMAQKEESQALALGHHLDDALETALLNLFFAGRFAPLYPKIWMSRSRLWAIRPLIYLEERSIELETRRLNLPVIQFSCPFAKGNRRALIKQLVKELEERSRVSIKGNALGALKAIWKRSGLNHKPE
- a CDS encoding response regulator yields the protein MQTIRVVLVDDHRLFRDGLRRLLELEPDVEVIGEAKDGKEAVQVIAEKKPDVVLLDISMPKGDGVQVIRQVKNDSLPVRFLAITAYDDEESLSALSSAGVHGYLLKESGYLELISALRSVARGEPYVDPKVAGRLLTSFHEGNGDEPLCSLTPRERETFYWLSQGLKNEEIALRMVVSEKTVKNHVSRILKKLGLRDRTQAAIMAWRLGLAQKSRQKNGRA
- the fliD gene encoding flagellar filament capping protein FliD, which produces MADYTAPLFQVTGLTSGIDWGQMIDKMMEAARKPEELWQAEKDKLELKVGLYNEFSAYLKALRSSISPLKLSSTFTAKQAELSSLSSTTDPSSVLAITATPEAEINSYEIEVLQKATAEMRISNSLSGILKNAGITTDSYFYIKVDDQRAKIDLHPTDTLSDVAARINKAVDETTGEALPVQARVFDNRLVIESTQTGTEAAFSLEGPQVVLDNLGLDLDDPEHHIAAQDAKLVIDGVSVTRPSNEISDLIQGLTLKINGVGKVRADIVLDAQKAVESIQSFVAAYNDTMDWINVRLQEKKVEEPESELEAQRGLLRGDPILWQAKSYLRQIVADPLSLDGFSQLSQIGITTESIDYGKSGKLEFDTDKFMAAMTEDPQGVAGLVNGVVNKFESYLANMVDAVPVAIGGSTALRGRVPSQVQHLQNQIEAIDKRIADFEERLSIRQRGLYERFSQMENTLAQLNQQASWLASVLGILSGSNAASTS
- a CDS encoding D-sedoheptulose-7-phosphate isomerase, translated to MEERIREDMEASIALKRKAMRDLKPVAEAARLLIEALSSGKRAFFCGNGGSAADAQHLAAELLGKFRKVRPSLPALALHTNTSAVTAIANDFSYDEVFVRQLEGLAGPGDALIGISTSGCSANVVNAVRWGAEHGMVTIGLTGEGGGEMKPYCRVLLEAPSRDTPRIQELHITWGHIICALVEERLFP
- a CDS encoding nucleotidyltransferase family protein, with translation MSGPLAVILAGGEGKRLRPVVSDVPKPLAPIAGRPFVHWLLDLLSFRGIRKALFLLGYKASDIISSCGDGGRWGIEIFYSVEEEPLDKGGALRNAISLLDAEDFLLMNGDTLLDVDYCRLLSFHCRMGAAITFAVRSWRDLSRVDPLDVDEGGRVKAFGDKNLMPRDDGSWLVNGGVYGVKRAVVEKIPLRRISWEGEVIPALLSQGEPLCALEVGGFFIDIGVPEDYARAQREIPAFVASLKSAS
- a CDS encoding D-glycero-alpha-D-manno-heptose-1,7-bisphosphate 7-phosphatase produces the protein MRKAIFLDRDGTLIETVPYLSRLSQIKLLNGVPEALSLLKGKGYSLVVVTNQSGVARGFFDVNFVLESHRRIQLLLEEAGVAVDAFYFCPHHPTEGDPPYKVDCDCRKPKPGLLLRAAGELGLELAGSWVVGDDLPDLMMARNLGLYFALVRSGYGRTLEEGGLLPPLREGEWVVDDLLAAAHLIANKSSG
- a CDS encoding lysylphosphatidylglycerol synthase transmembrane domain-containing protein, which produces MPTISLSLRKGLAIFIGLAVITALIVLFFTVDADTWNSLYSMNKRFFLLAFSAAALSWFFEALRFKVLVEAAGERISFKLGLYLTFLNYFGSAITPMQSGGGPFQVYVLYKNGVNVGKGVAVTLTKTLMVLFLLGVMVIVALFLQPQILAGQTLIEGLFGYVTVVVLGIWFVTALSLLRPKLMKRLIGGLTVWLKEIGIIKDALAFKVIRFVNREIDNYCENFRALFSSGLKKCMIALALTSLQLFCSFLVLPLLVWSMDLSADLMGVMMLQAVFTFVLYFVPTPGASGVAEGGATAIFKLLVPWNMAGVTALLWRVFTAYIPVFLGALVAIYFLDKGVNGEIERPYEG
- a CDS encoding methyltransferase family protein encodes the protein MAKLRGLTRGRRSSEIRAWAFKMRGGIWTALFCAILFLAEVNLSALPAMLVLVAAGQALRFWAAGCIKRYRGEEAKAEILVTWGPYAVVRNPLYLGNGLIGLGWSLLAGPRAIALFVTSYLILYVFLIIPHEETILERCFREEFHRYKERVGRLIPKIPFELSEIAGPFQWSVLWESERHSLLVTILGTSLLLSRGWW
- a CDS encoding methylated-DNA--[protein]-cysteine S-methyltransferase; the protein is MALLWRYATGKETVYRATLSAPLGLWEALWCDRGLLMMYSRLHGEEIEKECALPAWLARAWESYWNGEAFEVPLCAVPPLSEFARSVYEVVAQIPFGCVLSYGRVAASIGRPNAARAVGSVMRRNRWSLFVPCHRVIGADGSLKGYGGKEGLALKAALLRFEGAKTEHP
- a CDS encoding membrane dipeptidase codes for the protein MTNKGYIFDGHSDMLNEVLPLREQGERKVLASRFIPKLLSSTIGAAILSVWIESAFRTDSSSALERLMQYLGILAAELKESREIALVARYDDYQRNMLEGRFPLFLSVEGLDGIGTNVDLLYMLHHYGVRMASLTWNDDNTLASGCGSDKDYGVTTLGKKALKIMEELGIVVDAAHASPKSFWDIVEGFERTVLISHGNVYALCRHRRNFTDDQLKAVAERNGLIGLSTVKKFLKENGEASAEDLIRHISYAADLVGIEYVALGLDIDYRENSRGTLPLEEVSSLERGLLEAGYSKAEAEAVLHGNWERLLKGALS